A part of Petrotoga miotherma DSM 10691 genomic DNA contains:
- a CDS encoding L-threonylcarbamoyladenylate synthase, whose protein sequence is METKVIEVDPLNIEEEKIKEAAQAIKEDKTVVFPTETVYGLGANGLSENAVRKIFKAKGRPYDNPLILHVANVRSFLEYTYISYTLLEKIERLLPGPITFVLKKREIVPNIVTAGKDTIALRMPAHPVALKLIEYAEVPIAAPSANVSGKPSPTMAEHVLKDMFGKVDYIIIGGKVEFGVESTIIDLTQGKIPIILRPGPIPPEKLKEIFGDIIIPDFAYGKIEPDYIKSPGMKYRHYAPNTPVILVEHDDVDTMVKKVLEEVKNYNNPIVLCLKEHIGYYKDHNINFDTIGSEANYYEFAVKLFEMLRKYDEKIDAMIIEGIEDKGIGIAVMNRLRKASYKIK, encoded by the coding sequence ATGGAAACCAAAGTTATTGAAGTGGATCCATTAAATATTGAAGAGGAGAAAATTAAAGAAGCCGCTCAAGCAATCAAAGAAGATAAAACAGTAGTCTTTCCTACTGAAACGGTTTACGGTTTGGGAGCCAATGGCCTTTCAGAAAACGCCGTGAGAAAGATTTTTAAGGCAAAAGGCAGGCCTTATGACAACCCTTTAATTCTTCATGTGGCTAACGTTAGATCTTTTTTGGAGTACACTTATATTTCTTATACTCTTTTGGAAAAAATAGAAAGATTATTGCCAGGTCCAATTACTTTTGTATTAAAGAAAAGGGAGATTGTTCCAAATATTGTAACAGCAGGAAAAGATACTATAGCTTTAAGAATGCCGGCTCATCCTGTTGCCTTAAAATTGATAGAATACGCTGAAGTGCCAATTGCCGCACCGAGTGCTAATGTTTCGGGTAAGCCTAGTCCAACAATGGCGGAACATGTTTTAAAAGATATGTTTGGAAAAGTTGATTATATAATTATTGGAGGTAAGGTAGAGTTTGGAGTAGAATCAACAATAATTGATTTAACTCAAGGAAAGATACCTATAATATTACGTCCAGGTCCTATTCCACCTGAAAAATTAAAAGAGATTTTTGGTGATATTATCATTCCTGATTTTGCATATGGAAAAATAGAACCTGATTATATAAAATCTCCGGGTATGAAGTATCGACATTACGCTCCTAACACCCCCGTTATTTTAGTTGAACATGATGATGTGGATACCATGGTGAAAAAGGTTTTAGAAGAAGTAAAAAATTACAACAATCCAATAGTTCTATGTCTTAAAGAACATATTGGCTATTATAAGGATCATAATATTAATTTTGACACTATAGGTAGTGAAGCAAATTATTATGAATTTGCAGTGAAACTTTTTGAAATGCTTAGAAAATACGATGAAAAAATTGATGCTATGATTATTGAAGGTATAGAAGACAAAGGTATAGGTATAGCGGTTATGAACCGTCTAAGAAAGGCATCATACAAGATAAAATAA